GTGTGCTGACGTAGGTGTCATGCATATGGTCACTTTAGCTCAGTTAAATGGACGAGTTCATTTATATGTTATGCACAATGTGTCTCAACCTGATGTGATTCACATGATTGAATACAATGTTGATGAAGGAGGTGACGAAGTTGCACCTGAGGTGAATGAGGGTGGTGAGAGGGTACGGCCTGATGGTGAGAGGATAGAAGTTGTTGTTGTTCAGGGTGAGATGACAGAAGCAGATAAAGTTGAGGGTGATAGGATAGAGGTTGTGGAAGTTGATGGTGAGGCTGAGAGGAAAGAAgcagatgaagatgaagttgagGGTGAGAGGATAAAGGTTGAGGAATGTCATGCTGAGACTGAGAGGACAGAAGCAAATGAAGATGAAGTTCAAGGTGAGAGGATAGAGGTTGAGGAATGTCATGCTGAGGCTGAGAGGATAGAAGCACAGGATGGTGAGGCTTACACAATAGAAGTAGAAGACTTGGAGGATATAGAAGTAGAAGTCCGTGATTGGAGTACATCAcgtgatggtgatggtgatgatggTGAGATGAATAGTGAGGATGGGTTAGTAAACATAAATGTGTAGTGTGAATTCAGTGAAAGGGCTGGTAATATGGAGGTTGAGGTTGAACCTTTTTTACTTGGGTCTGAATCAGATATGGAAGAAAATGAGATTAGTGATTCCAGTTTGTTCAATGATGAATGGAAATCTAAGGACTTAACTTCTCCTGACATAAGTGATGAAGAAAGTGAAGATGAAGAGGGGTATGAGAATTTTTCTACATTTAGTATGCCAAAAAAAAATGCTTGATTTCAACTGGGAAGTGGGAACATATTTTGTGCATAAACAAGACATCTTGGATGCCATCAAAAGTTATGCAGTAAAGAATgggaaaattttgaaacttgttaaaaatgataaaaaaaagaataagggTTAAATGTTTGGGATCAAAAGGAGAATGTCCGTGGGTGGCATATTTTGGTTTCATGGATGCAGAAAAATCATGGCAACTGAGGACTGTGGTTAACAAGCATACATGCAGTAGGGAACACAAGTTGTGGCTATTCATTGCAAAATGGCTAAGTagaaaattggaaaaaacaATCAAAGAGAATCCTAATGTAAAGGGAGTTgatattagagaaaaaattagTAGGAAAAGGAACATAGAAATATCTAAGAATATGGCTTACAGGGCCAAAGCCTATATATCAGACGAAGTGGAAGGGTCCTTCAGTAAGAAATATAATAGAATTTATGATTATGCTCATGAGCTATTAGCAAGAAACCCAGGATCCACAATCAAGGTGAAAGTTGAGCCATATGATGGAAAACCAATATTCAAGAGGTTTTACGCATGCCTAAAGGCATGCAAAGATAGCTTTCTCTCATGCAGGTCCATCATTGGCCTTGATGGAGCCTTTTTGAAAGGCAGACATCATGGTGAGCTATTAACTTCTATGGGTCGAGATGCAAACGACCAAATGTTGCCACTCGCTTATGCCATCGTAGAGGTTGAGAACAAGGAGACTTGGACATGGTTTATGGAGCTACTCATTGAAGACGTAGGTGGACCTGAGGTGTGTTCTTCACTTACATTGATATCATATCAACAGAAGGTAATCTCTACtatatttattctcttttatcttatagAAATGACTTTAAATCAATATCAGCTAACTTTTTTATGACTCATTCACAGGGTTTGTTACAAGTTGTACAAGATGTTGTTCCTGGAGTTGCACACAAATTTTGTGTAAGGCATTTATATGCCAACTTCAGGAAGAAATTCCCTGGAAAGAATCTTAAGAAGCTTATGTGGACGGCAGCTACAGCAATCCATCCACAAAAATGGGAGAATGAGATGAGAAGTATCCAAGAGGTGATCCAAGATGTTTTTCGACACTTGATGGCTATTCCTCTAAGGTTTGGCACCTTCAGTTTACGTATCTTTtagtttatgattattttacatAGTTGTTGTATGACATACATCTTCATTGAAGGTTTTGGTCCAGACCAAGGTTCACAAGCATAGCTCAATGTGATACCTTGGTAAATAACATGTCAGAAGCCTTTAATAGTGTTTTGGTAAATACGAGGACACAACCAATTATTACAATGTTGGAGGAAATCAAACTGTACATGATGAAGAGATGGGCAACTAATAGGTCTAGGGTAGGGTCATTTAAGTCAACAATTTTTCCAAAAATACTGAGTAGACTACAAAAGGAGGCATTACTGACAAAGAATCGGATTCCTAGGTATCTAAGAATTATGCGATatgtattttattgtttatgttCACAGGTATCATATAACTAATGTTGGCTTATGTTCACAGCTAGTCTGTACAAAGGC
This Vigna angularis cultivar LongXiaoDou No.4 chromosome 4, ASM1680809v1, whole genome shotgun sequence DNA region includes the following protein-coding sequences:
- the LOC108330384 gene encoding uncharacterized protein LOC108330384, producing the protein MEVEVEPFLLGSESDMEENEISDSSLFNDEWKSKDLTSPDISDEESEDEEGYENFSTFKKSWQLRTVVNKHTCSREHKLWLFIAKWLSRKLEKTIKENPNVKGVDIREKISRKRNIEISKNMAYRAKAYISDEVEGSFSKKYNRIYDYAHELLARNPGSTIKVKVEPYDGKPIFKRFYACLKACKDSFLSCRSIIGLDGAFLKGRHHGELLTSMGRDANDQMLPLAYAIVEVENKETWTWFMELLIEDVGGPEVCSSLTLISYQQKGLLQVVQDVVPGVAHKFCVRHLYANFRKKFPGKNLKKLMWTAATAIHPQKWENEMRSIQEVIQDVFRHLMAIPLRKWSISGIPCVHALAAMRFLNIDAKDYIPVCFQKSTYEEIYSSIIYPINGNNLWEVTQYPNVMPLSKRKMFGRRKKKRRLEQWELKKSSTRMSKGGLLKRCSMCREVGHNNKNCPKRNQVQEEEQQPSSLAEGQPHGEEPLQT